Proteins from a genomic interval of Streptomyces sp. NBC_01445:
- the pdxT gene encoding pyridoxal 5'-phosphate synthase glutaminase subunit PdxT, which translates to MTSPVVGVLALQGDVREHLVALATADAVARPVRRPEELAEVDGIVLPGGESTTISKLAVLFGLMEPLRARVREGMPVYGTCAGMILLADKILDPRSGQETVGGIDMIVRRNAFGRQNESFEAAVDVRGVEGDPVEGVFIRAPWVESVGARAEVLAEYDGHIVAVRQENALATSFHPELTGDHRMHALFVDMVRAKQVAGSL; encoded by the coding sequence ATGACCTCTCCCGTAGTGGGCGTCCTCGCGCTCCAGGGCGACGTACGGGAGCACCTCGTCGCCCTGGCCACGGCGGATGCCGTGGCCAGGCCCGTGCGGCGGCCCGAGGAACTGGCCGAGGTGGACGGCATCGTCCTGCCCGGCGGTGAGTCGACCACCATCTCCAAGCTGGCCGTCCTGTTCGGGCTCATGGAGCCCCTTCGCGCGCGCGTGCGTGAAGGCATGCCGGTGTACGGCACCTGCGCGGGCATGATCCTGCTCGCCGACAAGATCCTCGACCCGCGTTCGGGCCAGGAGACGGTCGGCGGGATCGACATGATCGTGCGCCGCAACGCCTTCGGACGTCAGAACGAGTCCTTCGAGGCGGCGGTCGACGTACGCGGCGTGGAGGGCGACCCCGTGGAGGGCGTCTTCATCCGCGCCCCCTGGGTGGAGTCGGTGGGCGCCCGTGCCGAAGTACTCGCGGAGTACGACGGGCACATAGTCGCTGTACGGCAGGAAAACGCCCTTGCCACGTCCTTCCACCCCGAGCTGACCGGCGACCACAGGATGCACGCACTGTTCGTCGACATGGTGCGGGCGAAGCAGGTGGCCGGGTCCTTGTAG
- a CDS encoding YebC/PmpR family DNA-binding transcriptional regulator, producing the protein MSGHSKWATTKHKKAVIDAKRGKLFAKMIKNIEVAARTGGSDVSGNPTLFDAIQKAKKSSVPNKNIDSAVKRGAGLEAGGADYETIMYEGYGPNGVAVLIECLTDNRNRAASDVRVAMTRNGGNMADPGSVSYLFNRKGVVIVPKGELSEDDVLGAVLDAGAEEVNDLGESFEVLSEATDLVAVRTALQQAGIDYDSADANFVPTMQVELDEEGARKIFKLIDALEDSDDVQNVFANFDVSDEVMEKVDA; encoded by the coding sequence ATGTCCGGCCACTCTAAATGGGCTACGACGAAGCACAAGAAGGCCGTGATCGACGCCAAGCGCGGCAAGCTCTTCGCGAAGATGATCAAGAACATCGAGGTCGCTGCCCGCACGGGTGGCTCCGACGTGTCCGGCAACCCGACGCTCTTCGACGCCATCCAGAAGGCCAAGAAGAGCTCGGTCCCTAACAAGAACATCGACTCCGCGGTCAAGCGCGGCGCCGGCCTCGAGGCCGGTGGCGCCGACTACGAGACGATCATGTACGAGGGCTACGGTCCCAACGGTGTCGCGGTGCTCATCGAGTGCCTCACCGACAACCGCAACCGTGCCGCGTCCGACGTGCGCGTCGCCATGACCCGCAACGGCGGCAACATGGCCGACCCCGGCTCCGTCTCGTACCTGTTCAACCGCAAGGGTGTCGTGATCGTCCCCAAGGGTGAGCTGTCCGAGGACGACGTCCTCGGTGCCGTGCTCGACGCGGGTGCCGAAGAGGTCAACGACCTCGGTGAGTCCTTCGAGGTGCTCAGCGAGGCCACCGACCTGGTCGCGGTGCGCACCGCGCTCCAGCAGGCCGGCATCGACTACGACTCGGCCGACGCCAACTTCGTCCCGACCATGCAGGTCGAGCTGGACGAGGAGGGCGCCCGCAAGATCTTCAAGCTCATCGACGCGCTCGAGGACAGCGACGACGTGCAGAACGTCTTCGCCAACTTCGACGTGAGCGACGAGGTCATGGAGAAGGTCGACGCCTGA
- the ruvC gene encoding crossover junction endodeoxyribonuclease RuvC — MRVLGVDPGLTRCGVGVVEGVAGRPLTMRGVGVVRTPADAELGHRLVAIEQGIEQWLDEYRPEFVAVERVFSQHNVRTVMGTAQASAVAMLCASRRGIPVALHTPSEVKAAVTGSGRADKAQVGAMVTRLLRLDAPPKPADAADALALAICHIWRAPAQNRLQQAVALHASKSTTAPKGRIA, encoded by the coding sequence GTGCGCGTACTCGGCGTGGACCCGGGGCTGACCCGGTGCGGTGTCGGCGTGGTCGAGGGGGTCGCGGGGCGGCCTCTGACGATGCGCGGTGTCGGCGTCGTACGGACCCCGGCCGACGCGGAGTTGGGCCACCGCCTCGTCGCCATCGAGCAGGGCATCGAGCAGTGGCTGGACGAGTACCGGCCCGAATTCGTCGCCGTGGAGCGGGTGTTCAGCCAGCACAACGTGCGGACGGTCATGGGCACGGCCCAGGCGAGCGCGGTCGCGATGCTCTGCGCCAGCCGCCGCGGCATCCCTGTGGCCCTCCACACGCCCAGCGAGGTCAAGGCCGCCGTGACGGGCAGCGGACGGGCCGACAAGGCTCAGGTGGGCGCCATGGTGACGCGCCTGCTGAGACTGGACGCTCCTCCCAAGCCCGCCGACGCGGCCGACGCTCTGGCTCTCGCCATCTGCCACATCTGGCGCGCCCCCGCGCAGAACAGACTCCAGCAGGCTGTCGCCCTGCACGCATCGAAATCAACCACAGCACCGAAAGGCCGTATCGCATGA
- the ruvA gene encoding Holliday junction branch migration protein RuvA encodes MIAFVSGPVAALAPDTAVVEVGGIGMAVQCTPNTLSGLRIGQQTKLATSLVVREDSLTLYGFADDDERQTFELLQTASGVGPRLAQAMLAVHSPDALRGAVASGDEKSLTAVPGIGKKGAQKLLIELKDRLGAPLGTGTGVGAPVTSGWRDQLHAALIGLGYATREADEAIEAVAPQAEEEGGTPQVGKLLKAALQTLNRTR; translated from the coding sequence ATGATCGCCTTCGTCAGCGGCCCGGTGGCCGCGCTCGCCCCTGACACCGCGGTGGTCGAGGTCGGCGGCATCGGCATGGCCGTCCAGTGCACTCCGAACACGCTCTCCGGCCTCCGCATCGGCCAGCAGACCAAGCTCGCCACCTCCCTCGTCGTACGCGAGGACTCGCTCACGCTGTACGGCTTCGCCGACGACGACGAGCGGCAGACCTTCGAGCTGCTGCAGACCGCCAGCGGCGTCGGCCCGCGCCTCGCGCAGGCGATGCTCGCCGTGCACAGCCCCGACGCGCTGCGCGGCGCTGTCGCCTCCGGTGACGAGAAGTCGCTCACCGCCGTGCCCGGCATCGGCAAGAAGGGCGCCCAGAAGCTGCTCATCGAACTCAAGGACCGGCTCGGTGCGCCCCTCGGCACCGGTACGGGCGTGGGCGCCCCCGTGACGTCAGGCTGGCGCGACCAGCTGCACGCCGCCCTCATCGGGCTCGGCTACGCCACGCGCGAGGCCGACGAGGCCATCGAGGCCGTCGCCCCGCAGGCCGAGGAGGAGGGCGGCACGCCGCAGGTCGGCAAGCTCCTCAAGGCCGCGCTCCAGACGCTGAACCGCACCCGCTGA